The following are encoded in a window of Telmatobacter sp. DSM 110680 genomic DNA:
- a CDS encoding EAL domain-containing protein has translation MSDKPTLESRNFLEQATVGIVHATPEGHILRCNAEFAEIIGYPREEVRGLMLQEITPDEDGAQALSSFQKLWTGASDALSLEIRLIRKDGTLTWSKLTVSLLRDREGWPSHLLAHVEAIKDRKSVESANVALAEPATQVKEDRYRTTFETSPDGVLIARAEDGRIVEANPALLNILQFSREEVIGHTSLELDIWADESDTFKIAEALHDNAAARDLEVRLRRRNGEVFWGQLSASYADFDGESCVISYIRDVSAAKADEEKIRNLAFYDTLTGLPNRRLLWERLRQALISSIRSGSKHALLFVDLDGFKSLNDTLGHHIGDLLLQETGRRIAACVREVDTVARLGGDEFVIILEDLSQIAEIAAAQARTVGGKILAAIDQPFLLEGRECHTTSSMGITVFGNQSESTNEVLQQADIAMYQAKAAGRNAMFFFAPALQASVNARVAMERDLRAAIRENQFSLFYQPQLDRGLLTGAEALIRWNHPTRGLVSPQEFVPLAEETGLIFPMGSWVMETACMQIAAWASRKEGEHLSVAVNVSAREFRQPKFVDHVLTALDRTGANPKNLKIELSETMFAENIEDVIARMNKLRTYGIRFSLEDFGTGYSSMAYLKRLPLDQIKIDRAFVNDILKDPISGAIAQAIISFGKAMGLSVIAEGVETEEQRAFLAKLGCHSFQGYLFSHPLPLGQFYES, from the coding sequence ATGTCCGATAAGCCTACTTTAGAAAGCCGAAATTTCCTTGAGCAGGCGACCGTGGGCATTGTTCACGCTACCCCCGAGGGACACATTCTTCGCTGTAATGCGGAGTTCGCCGAGATCATCGGTTATCCGCGTGAAGAAGTACGCGGCCTAATGCTGCAGGAAATCACACCGGATGAGGATGGAGCGCAGGCTCTTTCGTCGTTTCAGAAACTTTGGACCGGAGCCAGCGATGCATTGAGCCTGGAGATTCGGCTGATCCGCAAAGACGGTACGCTGACCTGGAGCAAGTTGACGGTATCGCTCCTGAGAGACCGGGAAGGCTGGCCTTCGCACCTGCTGGCACACGTAGAAGCCATCAAGGACCGCAAGAGCGTCGAGAGTGCAAATGTTGCGCTCGCCGAGCCGGCTACGCAGGTGAAGGAAGACCGATATCGGACTACCTTCGAAACCAGCCCGGACGGAGTGCTGATTGCCCGCGCCGAAGATGGCAGGATTGTGGAAGCGAATCCGGCGCTGCTAAACATTCTGCAATTTAGCCGGGAAGAAGTGATAGGCCATACTTCTCTGGAACTGGACATCTGGGCCGATGAGAGCGACACCTTCAAGATCGCGGAGGCGCTGCATGACAATGCAGCAGCGCGCGACTTGGAAGTCCGGTTACGGCGGAGAAATGGCGAGGTGTTCTGGGGACAGCTCTCGGCCTCATATGCTGATTTTGACGGGGAATCCTGCGTCATCTCTTATATCCGCGACGTGTCGGCGGCCAAGGCAGACGAAGAGAAGATTCGCAACCTGGCGTTTTACGACACATTGACGGGGTTGCCGAATCGCCGGCTGCTGTGGGAACGGCTACGCCAGGCGCTCATCTCCAGCATTCGGAGCGGCAGCAAGCATGCGTTGTTGTTCGTCGATCTGGATGGGTTCAAATCGCTGAACGATACGCTCGGGCACCACATCGGCGACCTGTTGCTGCAGGAAACCGGCCGACGCATCGCCGCTTGCGTGCGCGAAGTGGATACGGTGGCCCGGCTCGGCGGAGACGAATTCGTCATCATTCTTGAAGATCTGAGCCAGATTGCGGAGATTGCGGCGGCCCAGGCACGCACGGTCGGCGGCAAGATTCTGGCAGCCATCGACCAGCCGTTTTTGCTTGAAGGGCGCGAGTGCCACACCACATCGAGCATGGGCATTACGGTATTCGGCAATCAGAGCGAGAGCACCAATGAGGTGCTGCAGCAGGCTGATATTGCGATGTACCAAGCCAAGGCGGCGGGACGAAACGCGATGTTCTTTTTTGCGCCGGCGCTACAAGCATCCGTCAATGCTCGCGTGGCGATGGAAAGAGACCTTAGGGCGGCCATCCGCGAGAATCAGTTTTCGCTGTTTTATCAGCCACAGCTGGACCGCGGCCTACTGACCGGCGCTGAAGCGCTTATCCGGTGGAACCATCCGACGCGGGGTCTGGTGTCGCCGCAAGAATTTGTACCTTTGGCGGAGGAGACAGGGCTTATTTTTCCGATGGGCAGCTGGGTAATGGAGACCGCCTGCATGCAGATCGCTGCATGGGCCAGCCGCAAAGAGGGCGAGCATCTGTCGGTGGCCGTCAATGTAAGCGCGAGAGAGTTCCGCCAGCCGAAATTTGTTGACCATGTTCTGACGGCACTCGACCGAACCGGCGCCAACCCCAAGAACCTGAAGATTGAACTGAGCGAGACCATGTTTGCGGAAAACATTGAAGACGTGATCGCCCGGATGAACAAGCTGAGGACGTACGGCATCCGATTCTCGCTGGAGGACTTCGGCACGGGTTACTCTTCGATGGCTTATCTGAAGCGTCTCCCGCTGGACCAGATCAAGATTGATCGGGCGTTCGTGAACGACATTCTGAAGGATCCGATTAGTGGGGCGATTGCGCAGGCGATTATTTCGTTCGGTAAAGCGATGGGATTGTCGGTGATTGCGGAAGGCGTGGAAACCGAAGAGCAAAGAGCGTTTCTGGCGAAGCTTGGCTGCCACTCGTTCCAGGGTTATCTCTTCAGCCATCCGCTACCTCTGGGGCAGTTCTACGAGAGCTAA
- a CDS encoding efflux RND transporter periplasmic adaptor subunit: MKSALACVARSYWSIAIKTAAITAAGITFACAGCDSHPAAVDASATAAAVSIPPPKAAPENSNATIPEASDPKSFITSGPLVAEQQADIAAERNGRIVSINVRIGDRVKKGQLLAQLDDRSLLSACVSQKARMASAQAQLREWQAEQLTAESDLRRADAMRDAKIISEENWEHAKYRVDETIAEVARFREEAAAADADLSTANLQLEQSRIVAPFAGVVGRSSVRPAQEVKPGDVLFWITAEAPLQVLFTVPETAMGFFTKGKSLEMTTADYPGLHQRGRIVRVSPVVDPASGSIQVIGGVVQPSPQLKPGMTMQVRLAP; the protein is encoded by the coding sequence ATGAAAAGTGCTTTGGCCTGCGTGGCTCGTTCCTATTGGTCAATCGCGATCAAGACTGCCGCGATCACTGCAGCCGGGATCACGTTTGCCTGTGCCGGCTGCGATTCGCATCCTGCGGCGGTGGACGCGAGCGCGACTGCGGCTGCGGTGAGTATTCCACCGCCGAAAGCCGCACCTGAGAATTCGAATGCAACGATTCCGGAGGCATCCGATCCAAAGTCATTCATAACCAGCGGGCCGCTGGTTGCCGAACAGCAAGCCGATATTGCGGCGGAACGCAACGGTCGCATTGTGAGCATCAATGTGCGCATTGGCGACCGCGTGAAAAAAGGACAGCTGCTTGCTCAGCTAGACGATCGAAGCCTGCTCTCGGCCTGCGTATCCCAGAAGGCGCGCATGGCGTCGGCGCAGGCTCAGCTTCGGGAGTGGCAAGCCGAGCAACTAACCGCCGAATCCGATCTGCGGCGTGCGGACGCCATGCGGGATGCAAAGATCATCAGCGAAGAAAACTGGGAACATGCGAAGTATCGTGTGGACGAAACCATTGCTGAGGTCGCGCGCTTCCGCGAAGAGGCCGCTGCCGCCGATGCCGATCTGAGTACAGCTAATCTACAACTGGAACAGTCACGCATCGTTGCTCCATTTGCGGGCGTGGTAGGACGCAGTTCCGTGCGCCCTGCGCAAGAAGTAAAACCGGGAGATGTACTTTTCTGGATTACGGCAGAGGCACCATTGCAGGTGCTATTCACGGTGCCCGAAACAGCCATGGGATTCTTCACAAAAGGGAAATCGCTGGAAATGACGACTGCTGATTATCCCGGACTGCATCAGCGGGGACGCATCGTTCGGGTAAGCCCCGTTGTGGACCCGGCCAGCGGCAGCATCCAGGTGATTGGCGGAGTCGTGCAGCCATCGCCGCAACTCAAGCCGGGAATGACCATGCAGGTGCGGCTGGCGCCATGA
- a CDS encoding VOC family protein produces the protein MLPSPVTDLKAFVPARDPELSKQFYIDLGFTVNWSNPEIAELQIGSFRFLLQKFYVAEHAGNFMMSLAVEDADAWWQHVQKMEFTTKYPGIMCKPPQIQPWGIRVLYLSDPTGVLWHISDMRKP, from the coding sequence ATGCTGCCCAGCCCCGTAACCGATCTCAAGGCGTTCGTACCCGCCAGAGACCCCGAGCTTTCCAAACAGTTTTATATCGATCTCGGCTTCACGGTGAATTGGAGCAACCCGGAAATTGCCGAGCTTCAGATAGGCTCATTCCGCTTTCTTCTGCAGAAGTTCTACGTCGCCGAACACGCCGGAAATTTCATGATGAGTCTCGCCGTCGAGGACGCGGACGCCTGGTGGCAGCACGTTCAGAAGATGGAATTCACAACGAAATATCCCGGCATCATGTGCAAGCCCCCACAGATTCAGCCTTGGGGAATCCGTGTACTCTACCTAAGCGATCCCACCGGCGTCCTCTGGCACATTTCTGACATGCGTAAGCCGTGA
- a CDS encoding efflux RND transporter periplasmic adaptor subunit, translating to MNDAALEVGVMLLSTPDAVSRASVIASAVVTQLPNCACAVHRFIQQDSEITWNVIGLAGDISPEPSATESGNRLMAPLVLEVPEILIYPSAEILREDYSHVHISRSVSSIAYVPLLQGEELAGAVEILFFSGTPRLQDLEAIAPIIQLATPAIIASEDWESQRQDLLDSVHRMSQLYDLEKSLNATLDFDAVTALVPEKAAAMLPCQAMHLWMFDGDTLRLISTQGEDATVEVGMTQAAGEGYVADMAEEGEGLLIAEADDQRLVARNSRLDAELNVPPVTNALLVPLMQDDAEVGVLEAVNKQDGVFDDDDQFLMMSMAETISSALKNASLMLAERKLEILKALVDVSTEITSTLRLERLLGIIANSPQHVLPYERCAIALDQRGKLQLKAVSGMATLPLGDITVERLNQLMRWLATETELVYIRQLDSAGDAKQEEIPGPVQEYFAATGFRALYAIPLSDDQGRVGVLTYESSNADFLDVPHIEMIKILAGQATVAIRNALLYRDVPLISLIEPLVRKKRALLNSRRGRWMTIGILFECVLFFSFFPLPMRVTGEAVVAPQHMVTIAAPFDGNVTAVYAHEGQRVTSGEVLGAINDWQWRADVASSEAKYQQAMLVMQNDLSRGAAQSGADREQAEFLRAEMERARTRVEGAKLRSPIDGIVVTPDLQNVAGKHLDAGNAFAQVLDLSSALVQISIPERDTLLMSAGEHVAIKLDSYPQRTWRGTVSVVSPEAKAEDGDRTFTVEVPLSNADASLRAGMTGRAKISLGWKPAGYVLLRRPALWGWQTLWNWIGW from the coding sequence GTGAATGATGCCGCTCTTGAAGTTGGCGTGATGCTTCTTTCTACGCCGGATGCCGTTTCACGCGCATCGGTTATCGCCTCGGCGGTGGTGACGCAGCTGCCGAACTGTGCCTGCGCAGTTCACCGGTTCATTCAGCAAGACTCTGAAATTACCTGGAACGTGATTGGCCTGGCTGGAGACATTTCTCCGGAGCCATCGGCGACCGAATCGGGAAACCGGCTGATGGCACCGCTGGTGCTGGAAGTCCCGGAGATCCTGATTTATCCGAGCGCTGAGATTCTGCGTGAAGACTACTCCCATGTGCACATTTCGAGGTCTGTCTCATCGATTGCTTACGTACCCCTTCTGCAGGGAGAGGAACTGGCGGGAGCGGTAGAGATTCTGTTCTTTTCAGGAACCCCGCGACTGCAGGATCTGGAGGCTATTGCACCGATTATCCAGTTGGCGACTCCGGCAATTATTGCTTCGGAAGATTGGGAGTCGCAGCGGCAGGATCTGCTTGATTCCGTGCACCGGATGTCGCAGTTGTACGACCTGGAGAAGTCGCTGAATGCGACTCTCGACTTTGATGCGGTGACAGCCTTGGTCCCGGAGAAAGCGGCGGCAATGCTGCCGTGCCAGGCGATGCACTTATGGATGTTCGATGGAGATACGCTGCGCCTGATTTCGACGCAAGGAGAGGACGCGACGGTTGAAGTCGGGATGACGCAAGCAGCCGGCGAGGGATATGTAGCGGATATGGCCGAGGAGGGCGAAGGACTGCTGATCGCCGAAGCCGATGATCAGCGGCTCGTGGCGCGCAATTCCCGGCTCGATGCTGAATTAAATGTTCCCCCGGTGACGAATGCTCTGCTGGTTCCGCTGATGCAGGACGACGCGGAGGTCGGTGTTCTTGAGGCCGTCAACAAGCAGGATGGGGTTTTTGACGACGATGACCAGTTCCTGATGATGTCGATGGCTGAGACGATTTCGAGCGCGCTCAAGAACGCGAGCCTGATGCTTGCGGAGCGAAAGCTGGAGATTCTGAAGGCGCTGGTGGACGTGAGCACCGAGATCACGTCAACGCTGCGTCTGGAGCGGCTGCTGGGGATCATCGCCAACAGCCCTCAGCATGTGCTGCCTTACGAACGGTGCGCGATTGCGCTGGATCAGCGCGGCAAACTGCAACTGAAGGCCGTATCGGGGATGGCGACGCTGCCGCTTGGCGATATCACCGTGGAGCGGCTGAACCAGCTGATGCGCTGGCTGGCGACAGAAACCGAGCTTGTGTACATCCGCCAACTTGATAGTGCCGGCGACGCAAAGCAGGAGGAGATTCCGGGACCGGTTCAAGAGTACTTCGCGGCCACGGGATTTCGGGCGCTCTATGCCATACCGTTGAGCGACGATCAGGGTCGCGTGGGTGTACTGACCTACGAAAGCAGCAACGCTGACTTCCTCGATGTTCCCCATATCGAGATGATCAAGATTCTGGCTGGGCAGGCCACAGTGGCGATTCGTAACGCCCTGCTCTATCGCGATGTGCCGCTGATCAGCCTGATCGAGCCGCTGGTCAGGAAGAAGCGGGCACTTCTGAACAGTCGGAGGGGCCGGTGGATGACGATCGGCATTCTGTTTGAGTGTGTGCTGTTCTTTTCGTTTTTTCCATTGCCGATGCGGGTGACAGGAGAAGCGGTGGTGGCTCCGCAGCACATGGTCACGATTGCCGCGCCCTTCGATGGCAATGTTACGGCGGTCTATGCGCACGAAGGGCAGCGCGTGACAAGCGGAGAGGTTCTGGGCGCGATCAACGACTGGCAATGGCGTGCCGATGTTGCGTCGTCGGAAGCGAAGTATCAGCAGGCGATGCTGGTGATGCAGAACGATCTTTCTCGCGGCGCCGCACAATCGGGCGCCGACCGGGAACAGGCAGAATTCCTGCGTGCGGAGATGGAGCGTGCACGCACCCGCGTTGAGGGTGCGAAACTGCGGTCTCCCATTGATGGCATCGTAGTAACGCCAGATCTGCAAAACGTGGCAGGTAAGCACCTGGATGCGGGCAATGCGTTCGCACAGGTGCTGGACCTCTCTTCAGCGCTGGTGCAGATTTCTATTCCTGAGCGCGACACGTTGCTGATGAGTGCGGGTGAACATGTTGCGATCAAGCTCGACAGTTATCCTCAACGGACGTGGCGTGGAACGGTGTCGGTGGTAAGTCCCGAGGCAAAAGCAGAGGACGGCGACCGCACATTTACGGTGGAAGTGCCGCTTTCGAATGCGGATGCAAGCTTGCGTGCCGGAATGACGGGGCGAGCGAAGATTTCTCTGGGCTGGAAACCTGCTGGATATGTTCTGCTGCGACGTCCGGCACTTTGGGGCTGGCAAACACTCTGGAACTGGATTGGGTGGTAG
- a CDS encoding STAS domain-containing protein: MDLDIKESGAVCTLKLKGRLTSGEAVSQFENAFQQTLASGHIFLILDLEALPYIDSSGIGSLVNALRQANKVGGTVKLVNPSPFVAKTLKMVGILPLFGVYESEPDAVASCTA, translated from the coding sequence GTGGATCTCGACATTAAAGAATCTGGCGCTGTTTGTACGCTGAAACTAAAGGGAAGACTGACCAGTGGAGAGGCTGTCAGCCAGTTCGAAAACGCCTTCCAGCAGACCCTGGCAAGCGGGCACATCTTTCTCATCCTCGACCTTGAGGCGCTCCCTTACATCGACTCGTCGGGCATCGGTTCTTTGGTGAATGCTCTTCGTCAAGCCAATAAGGTTGGTGGCACGGTGAAACTCGTCAACCCGTCGCCGTTCGTCGCTAAGACTTTGAAGATGGTTGGCATTCTCCCGCTCTTCGGCGTTTACGAATCCGAGCCGGATGCAGTCGCCTCGTGCACAGCCTGA
- the tyrS gene encoding tyrosine--tRNA ligase produces the protein MSTFLPVDEQMDLLQKGAAEIIRVADLRERLEESRKTGRPLRVKAGFDPTAPDLHLGHTVLMRKLRHFQQLGHTVIFLVGDFTSLIGDPTGRNVTRKPLTREQIEANAETYKEQVFKILDAEKTEVRYNSEWLGKLGYEGTIRLASHFTVSQMLERDEFHKRFQAEQPISLHELLYPLMQAYDSVALECDVELGGTDQRFNLGAGRELQRQYGQKPQIILMTPILEGLDGVQKMSKSLNNAIGINEPAAEMYGKLMSISDELMWKYWVFLTDLRQSEVDALRAEVSAGSVHPMDVKKRLARTITAGFHGEEAAQHADENWARMFQQKETAEDLEEVHIAYADLVSPSCPPGELQIRVSKLLLQTGLAASGAEASRKLAEKAVKIDGDAVTNAAFSLDTLPVRLVVRLGKRAKAAVIGGFGEGN, from the coding sequence ATGGATCTGCTGCAGAAGGGTGCAGCGGAGATTATCCGCGTGGCGGATTTACGCGAGCGTCTTGAAGAGAGCCGCAAGACCGGGCGGCCGCTGCGCGTGAAGGCCGGCTTCGATCCCACTGCTCCAGACCTGCACCTCGGGCACACGGTGCTGATGCGGAAGCTGCGGCATTTTCAGCAACTGGGGCATACCGTCATTTTTCTTGTTGGCGATTTTACTTCGCTGATCGGCGACCCGACGGGGCGCAATGTAACGCGCAAGCCGCTGACGCGCGAGCAGATTGAGGCCAACGCCGAGACGTACAAGGAACAGGTCTTCAAAATTCTTGACGCGGAAAAGACGGAAGTTCGTTACAACTCGGAGTGGCTGGGTAAGCTGGGCTATGAGGGCACCATCCGTCTCGCGTCTCATTTCACGGTTTCGCAGATGCTCGAGCGCGACGAGTTTCATAAGCGCTTTCAAGCCGAGCAGCCAATCAGCTTGCATGAACTGCTCTATCCGCTGATGCAGGCTTATGATTCCGTCGCTCTCGAATGCGACGTGGAGCTTGGGGGCACGGACCAGCGATTCAACCTCGGCGCTGGCCGCGAACTCCAGCGTCAATACGGCCAGAAACCTCAGATCATTCTGATGACGCCCATCCTTGAGGGTCTGGATGGCGTGCAGAAGATGTCGAAGTCGCTGAACAACGCGATCGGCATCAATGAACCTGCGGCGGAGATGTACGGAAAGCTCATGTCGATCTCCGACGAGTTGATGTGGAAGTACTGGGTGTTTTTAACCGACCTGCGTCAGTCAGAGGTGGACGCGCTGCGGGCGGAGGTTTCGGCGGGTTCTGTCCATCCGATGGACGTGAAGAAGCGGCTGGCGCGAACGATTACGGCGGGGTTTCACGGCGAAGAGGCCGCGCAGCATGCGGATGAGAACTGGGCGCGGATGTTCCAGCAGAAGGAAACTGCGGAGGATCTGGAAGAGGTTCACATCGCATATGCGGACCTGGTAAGTCCGTCGTGCCCGCCGGGAGAGTTGCAGATTCGCGTTTCGAAGCTGTTGCTGCAAACCGGACTGGCTGCCAGCGGAGCAGAGGCTAGTCGCAAGCTTGCGGAAAAGGCTGTGAAGATTGATGGCGACGCGGTAACGAACGCCGCGTTTTCCTTAGATACCCTGCCGGTGCGGCTGGTGGTGCGATTGGGCAAGCGCGCAAAGGCGGCTGTGATTGGCGGGTTTGGTGAGGGCAATTAG
- a CDS encoding carbohydrate binding family 9 domain-containing protein — protein MEPKPEFKGQLVKVSGFVQNTPNDGEPATQQTDVWMAHTKSAVYFVFICHDDRPAAIRGHLARRENISGDDTVSVILDPFEDRRKGVLFSVNPVGVQADAAWTDSASLDYNIDADYSYDQVWDSDARVTAHGWMALIAIPFRSLRFRSTASDWGVVFQRTLPRNSEVDFWPRVATSVSGVLSQEATMHGIEGVTGSHNLQINPYALAQNERELIALDPLNPYFSSRGLEGTAGGEAKLIVKDSVVLDGTINPDFSDVESDQPQFTVNQRYSVYFPELRPFFLENANYFSTPILLVYTRNIVHPEYGIRLTGKIGATNLGFFAIDDRAPGETYNPGDPLYKQRAKYLVARVSEDLGKNSSVGLIYTDKEFGGGWNRVGGLDFTAYLSKSWTATGQVVETSTMSPNNPGTPQSYAAGPGGYFDLQRTGHSFIFDSVNKDYSTGFRSQVGFIPTTNLYSDQTHLTYLWYPKKKAIQSFGLDLWQLIAWDHQGNRLYRYTTFSPYITLPRQLIIAPQLGQNSDTLGPQDGYPLAHNVNFTENFGGIAAHGAPFTQLNFYLTALRAGNVNYNPPPGGVPSLLNADEVQLIFTFQPLRQLTADNTYLLDRDHAAANGAFVYESQTFRTKVNFQFTRSFSARIIAQYDSTLANPAETSLQRTKQIGTQALFTWLPHPGTVLYVGYNNDLQNLDRSLCNRGLTGACDPTNPVPPRSNEYLNDGKQFFVKFSYLFRF, from the coding sequence ATGGAACCGAAGCCGGAATTCAAGGGCCAGCTGGTCAAAGTATCAGGTTTCGTTCAGAACACTCCCAACGACGGCGAGCCAGCTACGCAGCAAACCGATGTCTGGATGGCGCACACCAAGTCCGCAGTCTACTTTGTCTTCATCTGCCATGACGACCGACCTGCGGCAATTCGTGGTCACCTCGCTCGCCGTGAGAATATCAGCGGTGACGACACAGTCTCCGTGATTCTCGATCCCTTTGAGGACCGGCGTAAGGGCGTGCTCTTTTCCGTTAACCCAGTCGGCGTACAAGCGGACGCCGCATGGACTGATTCAGCCAGCCTCGACTACAACATCGATGCTGACTACAGCTACGACCAGGTTTGGGACTCCGATGCTCGCGTAACCGCTCACGGTTGGATGGCGCTGATCGCCATTCCGTTCCGCAGTCTCCGTTTTCGCTCCACCGCTTCCGACTGGGGCGTGGTCTTTCAGCGTACGCTGCCACGCAACAGCGAGGTCGATTTCTGGCCGCGCGTCGCCACCAGCGTCTCCGGCGTCCTGAGCCAGGAAGCCACCATGCACGGCATCGAAGGCGTCACCGGCTCCCACAACCTCCAGATCAATCCCTACGCCCTGGCCCAAAACGAACGCGAGCTCATCGCTCTCGATCCCCTCAACCCCTACTTCAGTTCCAGGGGCCTGGAAGGCACCGCCGGCGGCGAAGCCAAACTCATCGTCAAAGACAGCGTTGTGCTCGACGGAACCATCAATCCCGATTTCAGCGATGTTGAGTCCGATCAGCCGCAGTTCACCGTGAACCAGCGCTACTCGGTCTACTTTCCCGAACTCCGGCCCTTCTTTCTGGAAAACGCCAACTACTTCTCCACGCCGATCCTTCTCGTCTACACCCGCAACATTGTGCACCCCGAGTACGGCATTCGCTTGACCGGGAAGATCGGAGCCACCAATCTTGGCTTCTTCGCCATTGACGATCGTGCGCCCGGCGAAACCTACAATCCCGGCGACCCGCTCTACAAGCAGCGTGCAAAGTATCTTGTCGCCCGTGTCTCAGAGGATCTCGGAAAAAATTCAAGCGTCGGTCTCATTTACACCGACAAAGAATTCGGAGGCGGATGGAATCGCGTCGGTGGCCTCGACTTCACCGCGTATCTCAGCAAAAGCTGGACCGCGACCGGCCAGGTGGTTGAGACCTCCACAATGAGCCCCAACAACCCCGGAACCCCACAGTCCTATGCCGCAGGACCCGGCGGTTACTTTGATCTCCAACGAACCGGACACTCTTTCATCTTCGACAGCGTCAACAAGGACTACAGCACCGGTTTTCGATCCCAGGTCGGGTTCATCCCCACTACCAACCTCTATAGCGATCAAACCCACCTCACCTATCTGTGGTATCCGAAAAAGAAAGCGATTCAAAGTTTCGGCCTCGATTTATGGCAGCTCATCGCATGGGATCACCAGGGAAACCGCCTCTACCGCTACACCACGTTCTCCCCGTATATAACTCTTCCTCGCCAGTTGATCATTGCTCCACAGTTGGGTCAGAATTCCGACACCCTCGGTCCGCAAGACGGATATCCTCTCGCCCACAACGTCAACTTCACTGAGAACTTCGGCGGCATAGCGGCGCACGGCGCGCCTTTCACGCAGTTGAATTTCTACCTGACGGCACTCCGCGCAGGCAATGTGAACTACAACCCTCCACCGGGTGGTGTACCTTCACTCCTCAACGCCGATGAGGTCCAGCTCATCTTCACCTTTCAGCCCCTCCGTCAACTGACCGCAGATAATACATATCTGCTTGATCGCGATCACGCCGCTGCCAATGGTGCATTCGTATACGAGAGCCAGACCTTCAGAACAAAAGTCAACTTTCAGTTCACGCGCTCTTTTTCCGCACGCATCATCGCCCAATACGACTCAACGCTCGCAAACCCCGCGGAAACATCTCTGCAACGCACAAAACAGATTGGTACCCAGGCACTGTTCACATGGTTGCCGCATCCCGGGACCGTTCTCTATGTGGGCTATAACAACGATCTCCAGAATCTCGATCGGTCGCTCTGCAATCGCGGCCTCACCGGCGCTTGCGATCCCACCAATCCCGTGCCTCCCCGTTCAAACGAATACCTCAACGACGGGAAACAGTTCTTTGTAAAGTTCTCCTATCTCTTCCGCTTCTAG